From Vanacampus margaritifer isolate UIUO_Vmar chromosome 8, RoL_Vmar_1.0, whole genome shotgun sequence, a single genomic window includes:
- the LOC144056309 gene encoding phosphatidylinositol 5-phosphate 4-kinase type-2 gamma-like isoform X2, whose product MSSPSAVRVPHKRKTKMKHFVQQKVEVFRAGEPVSSVLMWGVNHSINDLSQVPVPVMLLPDDFRASTKVKVNHHLFNKENLPGQFKFKEYCPQVFRNLRERFGIEDQDFQVSMARSPPLKEGTCEGMLLASYDHTLVVKEISSEEVAEMHNILSEYHQHVVTCHGSTLLPQFLAMYRVTVESEDTYLLVMRNTFSHRLHVHRKYDLKGSLVSREATFKEKVKELPTYKDIDFMNNMQKIYVCDEEKESFMDKLNRDIEFMVRMRIMDYSLLLGIHDVERAEREEEEMEMESSDSEEEHDESSQSVLPGSTSPEGIAGYMNSFKPMGPGEFDPYVDVYAIESAIGAPRREVYFMGLIDVLTQYDTKKKAAHAAKAVKHGAGAEISTVHPEQYAKRFREFITNIFA is encoded by the exons ATGTCCTCTCCGAGCGCAGTACGCGTCCCTCACAAAAGGAAAACCAAGATGAAGCACTTCGTGCAGCAGAAAGTGGAAGTGTTCCGCGCTGGAGAGCCCGTCTCGAGCGTGCTCATGTGGGGAGTCAATCACTCG ATAAACGATCTTAGCCAAGTTCCTGTGCCTGTCATGCTGCTTCCAGATGACTTCCGAGCCAGCACCAAGGTCAAAGTCAACCACCACCTCTTCAACAA AGAAAATCTCCCAGGACAATTTAAATTCAAAGAGTATTGTCCGCAAGTCTTCAGGAACCTGCGTGAGCGCTTTGGCATTGAGGACCAGGATTTCCAG GTGTCTATGGCTCGCAGTCCGCCCCTCAAAGAGGGGACGTGTGAGGGCATGCTGCTGGCGTCATATGACCACACTTTGGTGGTCAAAGAAATTTCCAGTGAGGAGGTGGCCGAAATGCACAACATACTTTCCGAGTATCACCAG CATGTTGTCACCTGTCACGGCTCGACGCTGCTCCCTCAGTTCCTGGCCATGTACAGAGTCACAGTGGAGAGTGAGGACACCTACCTGCTGGTCATGAGGAACACGTTCAGCCACAGACTGCATGTACACAGGAAGTATGACCTCAAG GGCTCCCTGGTGTCTCGAGAAGCAACTTTTAAAGAGAAG GTCAAGGAGCTTCCCACGTATAAGGACATCGATTTTATGAACAACATGCAAAAGATTTACGTGTGTGATGAGGAGAAGGAAAGTTTCATGGACAAGCTAAACAGAGATATTGAG TTCATGGTGCGTATGAGGATCATGGACTACAGCCTCTTGCTGGGTATCCATGACGTGGAGAGGGCCGagagggaggaggaagaaatggAGATGGAGTCATCTGACAGTGAAGAAGAGCATGATGAAAGCAGCCAATCAGTACTTCCAGGCTCCACCTCACCGGAAGGCATCGCTGGTTACATGAACTCCTTCAAGCCCATGGGACCCGGGGAGTTCGACCCTTACGTTGACGTGTACGCTATCGAGAGCGCCATAG GCGCACCACGGAGGGAAGTGTATTTCATGGGGCTGATTGATGTGCTGACGCAGTACGACACCAAGAAGAAAGCGGCTCACGCAGCCAAGGCCGTCAAACACGGG GCAGGAGCAGAAATCTCGACGGTTCATCCAGAACAGTATGCTAAGCGTTTCAGGGAGTTCATCACAAACATATTTGCCTAG
- the LOC144056309 gene encoding phosphatidylinositol 5-phosphate 4-kinase type-2 gamma-like isoform X1, whose product MSSPSAVRVPHKRKTKMKHFVQQKVEVFRAGEPVSSVLMWGVNHSINDLSQVPVPVMLLPDDFRASTKVKVNHHLFNKENLPGQFKFKEYCPQVFRNLRERFGIEDQDFQVSMARSPPLKEGTCEGMLLASYDHTLVVKEISSEEVAEMHNILSEYHQVTHTLRTDASGISSVNVIVTNRHVVTCHGSTLLPQFLAMYRVTVESEDTYLLVMRNTFSHRLHVHRKYDLKGSLVSREATFKEKVKELPTYKDIDFMNNMQKIYVCDEEKESFMDKLNRDIEFMVRMRIMDYSLLLGIHDVERAEREEEEMEMESSDSEEEHDESSQSVLPGSTSPEGIAGYMNSFKPMGPGEFDPYVDVYAIESAIGAPRREVYFMGLIDVLTQYDTKKKAAHAAKAVKHGAGAEISTVHPEQYAKRFREFITNIFA is encoded by the exons ATGTCCTCTCCGAGCGCAGTACGCGTCCCTCACAAAAGGAAAACCAAGATGAAGCACTTCGTGCAGCAGAAAGTGGAAGTGTTCCGCGCTGGAGAGCCCGTCTCGAGCGTGCTCATGTGGGGAGTCAATCACTCG ATAAACGATCTTAGCCAAGTTCCTGTGCCTGTCATGCTGCTTCCAGATGACTTCCGAGCCAGCACCAAGGTCAAAGTCAACCACCACCTCTTCAACAA AGAAAATCTCCCAGGACAATTTAAATTCAAAGAGTATTGTCCGCAAGTCTTCAGGAACCTGCGTGAGCGCTTTGGCATTGAGGACCAGGATTTCCAG GTGTCTATGGCTCGCAGTCCGCCCCTCAAAGAGGGGACGTGTGAGGGCATGCTGCTGGCGTCATATGACCACACTTTGGTGGTCAAAGAAATTTCCAGTGAGGAGGTGGCCGAAATGCACAACATACTTTCCGAGTATCACCAGGTGACGCACACATTGAGAACTGACGCAAGTGGGATTTCGtccgtcaatgtaatcgtcACTAACCGG CATGTTGTCACCTGTCACGGCTCGACGCTGCTCCCTCAGTTCCTGGCCATGTACAGAGTCACAGTGGAGAGTGAGGACACCTACCTGCTGGTCATGAGGAACACGTTCAGCCACAGACTGCATGTACACAGGAAGTATGACCTCAAG GGCTCCCTGGTGTCTCGAGAAGCAACTTTTAAAGAGAAG GTCAAGGAGCTTCCCACGTATAAGGACATCGATTTTATGAACAACATGCAAAAGATTTACGTGTGTGATGAGGAGAAGGAAAGTTTCATGGACAAGCTAAACAGAGATATTGAG TTCATGGTGCGTATGAGGATCATGGACTACAGCCTCTTGCTGGGTATCCATGACGTGGAGAGGGCCGagagggaggaggaagaaatggAGATGGAGTCATCTGACAGTGAAGAAGAGCATGATGAAAGCAGCCAATCAGTACTTCCAGGCTCCACCTCACCGGAAGGCATCGCTGGTTACATGAACTCCTTCAAGCCCATGGGACCCGGGGAGTTCGACCCTTACGTTGACGTGTACGCTATCGAGAGCGCCATAG GCGCACCACGGAGGGAAGTGTATTTCATGGGGCTGATTGATGTGCTGACGCAGTACGACACCAAGAAGAAAGCGGCTCACGCAGCCAAGGCCGTCAAACACGGG GCAGGAGCAGAAATCTCGACGGTTCATCCAGAACAGTATGCTAAGCGTTTCAGGGAGTTCATCACAAACATATTTGCCTAG
- the LOC144056311 gene encoding insulin-like growth factor-binding protein 6 — MLLRVNMLGLLFLQPLLSSTKPLTAPSRGCKGKPFQMSMPGDLNVTALTIGEPCGVYTLSCASGLRCAPAPNDPRPLRTLLEGRGVCSNVSVISWTEKSQTADPAPTENPAEAPCRKLLTTLIRGLDTHLFKSHHDIYMPNCDKRGFFRKKQCWSSRGKQRGRCWCVDESGMPVTSQKHKGLTC, encoded by the exons ATGCTTCTGCGTGTGAATATGTTGGGGCTGCTTTTCCTGCAGCCACTTCTTTCCAGCACAAAGCCGCTAACAGCACCGTCCAGGGGATGCAAAGGAAAGCCCTTCCAAATGAGCATGCCGGGAGATTTAAATGTCACCGCTCTGACCATTGGAGAGCCATGTGGGGTGTACACACTGAGCTGTGCCAGCGGCCTGCGTTGTGCACCTGCGCCAAATGACCCGCGGCCCCTCCGCACCCTGCTAGAGGGCAGGGGCGTGTGCAGCAACGTCAGCGTCATCAGCTGGACGGAAAAGAGCCAGACTGCAG ATCCCGCACCTACCGAGAATCCAGCCGAG GCCCCATGTCGAAAGCTGCTAACCACACTTATCAGAGGCCTCGATACCCATTTATTCAAGTCCCATCATGATATCTACATGCCCAACTGTGATAAACGTGGCTTCTTCAGAAAGAAGCAG tGTTGGTCCTCTCGAGGTAAACAACGCGGTCGGTGCTGGTGCGTGGATGAGAGTGGCATGCCGGTGAcgtcacaaaaacacaaaggcTTGACTTGCTGA